The following DNA comes from Mycobacterium sp. MS1601.
CGATAAGAGTTCAACCGTTGCACCACAGTTGCACGCTCACGGAGCCCGTCTGATCAGGCAGGTTCGGCCAATTCCTCGGGGTCGGTGACCGGGATCAGGCAAGCCGGGTCGCAGAGTTGCAGCACCCGGTTGACGGCAGCGCTCGGGCTCACCGACCATTTTGCGCCGAGTCGCATGACCTGCGCATTGATCGCGTGGAGAGCGGTGCACCCATCAACGGCGAAGAAATCGAGGCCGGACAGATCAACCGTGATGTCGAGAGCGTGTTCACTGATCTCGGCGATGGCCGCGCATACCTGATCAGCGAAGTCCTTGACGTTTCCGGCATCCACCTCGCCCACGGCCGAGACAACGGCTCCGTCTGTACTGACACGCAGCGGCATCTGTCGCGTGACGCGCCGGAACAGCCGAGGCCCGGCAGCGCGCGCGTGTTCACGCGGCTGCGGATGGAGCTGCAGACCTTCCAGGAAGATGATCGCCACCGTTTTCCACCACTCGGTTGGTGCTGCTCGACGCTAGTTTTACGCGCGGGTTCCCGCTCGACGCCACCATCAAACATGAATCGTTCGACAGCGGCACTTCAGCTGAGGTCGAAGTCGATTCCCGCCAGGTGCCCGCCCGCTTGGGCGCGGCGCAGCGGATCGCCGACCGCGCTGTCCCGCAGCACGCGCCAGCCATCCCGGTCGTCGCGGCCCTCCGGCAGCTCGAGCCAGCGTCGCAACAGGTCAGTCCTCCCCCGCGTCGCCTCGGCCAGCACCGCACCGCGCAACGATGCCGACAACTGGGTGCGCAGCCGCGCGATGGCCGGCGAAGCCGACTGCGGCAGCAACGGGCCGGGGTAGCGAGCCAACGCCGATTCCACATCGGAGTCATCGAGCGCGTCGAAGATCTCCCCGATGTCGGAGGTGATGGGCACCAGCAGTCGGTAGGGCCGAGAGGTCAGGTGTTCCGGGCCGATGACCTTGCGCAGTCGCGACATCTCCGCGCGCACGGTGACGACGTCGAGGTCCTTGTCGTCGAGCAACACCGCCAAGTGGTCGGCGGACAACCCTTCCGGGTGCCTGCTGAGCAGTACCAGGATGTCGGCGTGGCGCCCGGTCAGCCCGGTGGCGCGAAGATGACCGAGTTCGTCGGTGGTGACCCACCTGGGGCGGTCGGAGCCCATCACCACCAGATGGGGTTTGCGGGTCGCGGGGGCGGGTCTGTGGTTGCCGGTGAGGCGCAGCAGCGCGAGATGGCTCTCTACGGCTACCACCGTGGCCCGTACCAGGGCCAGTGTCTGAGATGACGCCACATCGTCACCGCCGGTGAGGTCGATGGCGCCCAGGAGTGCGCCGGTGGTGGGGTCGTGTACCGGCGCGGCGGTACAACTCCACGGCTGCACGATCCGGGAGAAGTGTTCGCCGCCGCGGATCTGCAGTTCGCGGTCCAGCGCCAGTGCGGTGCCCGGGGCGTTGGTGCCGGCGCCCCGCTCGCTCCAATCCGCGCCGGGCAGGAAGTTCATGGCTTCGGCCCTACGGCGCATCGCCGGGTCACCTTCGACCCAAAGCAGGGTGCCGTCGGCGGCGCTGACGGCTACCACCACTCCGGATTCCACGGCGTCGTCGACAAGTAGTCGACGGATCACCGGTAGCGCGGGAGCCAGGGGGTGGGTGTCTCTGAGCCTCGCGACGGTCAGTGCCACCGACGATTGTCGGGCTCCGCCGAGGTCGGGGTCGACCCCGCCGGCGAGGCTGCGTCGCCAGCTCTCGGCGATCACCGGACGTACCTGGTTCGCAAGATAGGTGGCGTCGACTTCGCCTGCGAGGAACCTTTCGTGCACAGCAAGCAGTGCGGGGGCGCTGCTCCCGTCGCGTGTGTTGGTCGTTGCTTCCACCGGCGATCACTGGTCCTTGGCAGGCTCCGCGGTTCGGCCCCGCCGTGTGGTCGCCACCATAGTCGCTTCTGACCGCGGCGTGCACCGGTTACTTGCTGTGCGGCCCGGCGGGTTTCTCCAGGCCCACCGGGCCGCACAGGTCTGGGGTGGTCATCGCCAGGCGTTGGCCGCTGCTCGATCGGTGTCGGCGACGGCTCCCGCGCCGTCTCCGACCGCGGCGCCCAGCCGCAGCAGGATCTCGTTGAGTGCGGCCGCCGACTGCTGCCAGGCGGTCTGCTGCACCCGGTAGGCCTCGGCGGCCTCGCGAGTCCATACCTGCTGTAGCGGCGCGATGCGCGACGCCAGGTCCTCGAGCGCGGCGTTGAGGCGCGCCGAGGTGCGCTGGATCTCCTGGCGGACGGCCACCTCTATCTCGCCGAAGTCATAACTGATCTGGTCCATGAGTCTCCTCGAGAAGTCAGCGCCGCAGGTCGGTTGCCGCGGCCGCAATCTGCTGGGTGTGTTGATGAGCGGCTTCCTGCAAGGTTTGTTCGTTGTGACGGATGGTGGCGGCGATGGTGTCCAGTGAGTGGCACAGCTTGGTGGTCTCCGCATTCCACCGGTCCACCACATCGCGAAAGCGCACGGCCGCCGCCCCGCCCCACACGGACGGCGGCACCGCATGCAATCTGCCGATGCAGCCTTGCAGCAGCGCCCGGATCTCGGCATTGCGGGCATCGGTGGCGTCGGCGGCGGCGCGCATGAGCGCGAAGTCCGTACTCAGTGCTGTCATCGGGGCTCCTTTGTGGGTTGTCTATCTGGTTCGTCTGTCGGCGAAGCGTTTCGGTTCCCCGACACACGAAATTCACTCGAGGCGTTGTGCGGTGCGAATTGCGTCATCGCAGGCAGAGGTGATGGCCTCGGCCCGTCCGATGCCGTTCTGGCAGCCGATGCTGATGCGCAGGTCACCGTCCACCAGCACCGTCCATACGATGTCGCGGCCGGGTCGGATCTCGCGGTAGGTGACCGCGGGGCGTCCGGCGCGGTGGCCCGCCGGGTCGAAGTCGACGAACGTTCCCGGAGGTTCTGCGTCGATGGCCACACGCAGCGCCGTTGCCGTGGAGGCGAGATCCGGTTGTGCGATGCGAGATTGGGTCAGGTGCACCACCGCGTCGGGATCCTCGGGTGAAACCACTTGCGCGCGTGCCGATCCCGGTCCGTCCGTCACCCTGTCCACCGTCCAGCCGGCAGGGATCTGCATGGTGACCCGGCCTTCGACCAATGCCCTCGGTGGCGTTCGCGGCTGCCCGTGCGGCCGCGCGATCAGAGTCCCTGCCGCCACCAGCGCCGCCATGACCGCGGCGGCGGCCACCCACCGGGTGGGTATCACCTTCGCAGATCTTGCGGACTCGACGGGCTCGGCGGCGACGATGCATCGATCGGCATGCACCCGCATGCCTCGGCGTGTCAGCGCCGCGGTGAGCGCACCGGCCAGCACCACCGCTCCCGGCACGTCCGCCGGGCCGTCGATCACCACAGGGCCAGCCCGGATCAGGGCTGCCACCCTGCTGACCACCGACTCTCCCGTCCGGTGCACCAGACCGAGCGGACCGTTCGGCCCGACAACCAGCACCGCGTGCGGAGCGATCTCGATGACTGTGTCCGAGTCACCGAGTATCGCTGCCCGGGGTACCAACTCGACTTCGCAGACGACCTCGGCGGCGACGCTGCGCACCAGCTCCAGCTGCGGTGCTGTCCACCACCCGGGATGGATCAACACAGCCTCGTCGGAACCACGCAGCAGCGGCGCCAAGACGTCGCGCCACACGGTGCCCACCGCCGTGGGTTGGCCGTCGACGAGGACAAATCCGCCGGGTCCGGCACTCAAGGCCGCGGATGCCACGTCGGGCTGGGCCGCGGTTGCAGGTGGCGTCTGCCGCGTGATCGAGACCGGGCCGAGGACACAGGTGACGGTCATCGTGGTGGTGTCCATGCCAGTTGCACCAGTTGCTGATCGGGCCCCGCCGTCAGCACCGCCCGCCCTTGCGGCAACACCACGCCGCGACCGGCGTCATCTCCGGCCTGACTCATCTGCAGGACCGCAGCAGCTGTGTCCCGCATCGCGGAGACCAGGGGGTCATAGAGGGTCCGGGCACCCCCTCGACGTGCCGTCACCAACCGCAGGCCGATGTCGCGGGCATGCGGGATGAGTTCGACCAGCGGCTCACACGCCCGGCTGATCAGGTCGTGGTCGTCGATCACCAGGTAGACGACGGGTCCGGTCCACGTCGAGCCCATCCGCGGTTGCAGCAGGACAACCAGATCCGCCACCAGGTCGGCGCAGCGTTGTGCGGTGTCCGCGTATCCGGTGCAGTTCTCCTTGCCCGATGTGCGCCTGGGGTCGAGGACGTGCAGTTCTGCAGACCCGGGCGGCGACGTCCGGTGGATCTCCCGGACGAGGAGCCGAAGCACCGATGTCTTACCGCATGCCGGGTCACCGAACACCAGAAGATGGGGTCGAGCGTCGAAATCCGGTCCCAGCAGCGTCATTCTGTTGTCACCGATCCCGAGCACCGGCTGCGCAGGCAAAGCCAGACCGGCATGGTCCACCCGGGTCGGCAACGTGTGCACGGCCGGCGCCCGCTGCCCGCCATGGCGGGCAGCCGACCGCGCCACCACGGCGGCCAGATCGTCCACAACAGCCACCGTCATCGGAAATCCGTCAGGTGCCAGACCAGCGCCGGGACGATCTTTCGGAACCTGGCGGGCGCGGGCACGGTCGACCTCGGAGTCGATCGGATCCGCCAGCCGCAACTCGATACGCGAACCCAGCTGATCCTTGAGCGCAGCACGGATGTCGGCCCACCGGGTGGCCGTGAGAATCACGTGCACACCGTGCGCCAGGCCTTCGGTGGCCAGAGCCAGCACCGTGTTCTCGAGGTCGTCGAACTCCTGCCGCAGCGTCGCCCACCCGTCGACGATCAGGAAGACCTCACCATCTCGGGTGGCCGAGGCTTCCCGCCGGCGGAGCTCGGCGGCCACCTGTGCCACCGTGCGCCGGACCAGCTCGGGTTGATGGCGCCCCGCGACCACACCCAGATGTGGCAGTCCGCTCAGCAGGCCGAGGGCCCCGCCGCCGAAATCCAGGCAGTAGAACTGCCTCTCGGCAGGACTGTGGTTCAGGCACAGTGCCGTCACGAGGGTGGTCAGCACCGTCGACTTTCCCGACCGCGGAGCTCCGACCACCGCGGCGTTCCCGGCGGAGCCGGACAGGTCCACAAGCACGGGCACCCGCCGTTGCTCGAACACCCGGTCCGACAGCCCGATCGGCACTGTCAACGCTGTCGGTGAGGGCAGCTCGTCCAGTCTCGGTGACACCGTCAACGGCGGCAGCCACACCTGATGTGCGACGGGACCCGGTACGTCCACGGCATCGAGGGTGACGTCGAGAACCGTTCGGCGTTGCCGTGGTTCGATCCCGCTGCGCGCGCGGCCCACCGCCGCGGAGGTGAACACCACCGGATGTCTTGGCGTGTCCACGCGAGGGCGACGAGATCCCACGGAGGGCGCGGAAACACAGGCGGCCCGCAACCGCACGGGATCGTCGGCGCCCACCTTGAGGAAGGCGGCACCCGGGGTGGCGGGCAGGTGATGGGCATCCGGGACTCCCAGCACAGCACGGGACTCGTTGGCGGACAGCGTTTTCAGGCAGATCCGGTACGACAGATGCGACTCGAGACCCCGTAGCCTGCCGTCGTCGAGACGCTGGCTGGCCAACAGCAGGTGTACGCCGAGCGACCTGCCGACGCGACCGATAGCGGTGAAGACATCGATGAAATCCGGATGTCTGCTGAGCAGTTCGGAGAACTCGTCGACGATGACCAACAGGGTGGGCAGCGGCGGAAGGTCCGGACGAGAGTTCCTGAGCTGGGAGTAGTCGGCTGCCTTGGACAGGTTGCCCGCTGAGCGCAGGAGTTGTTGACGACGGTGCATCTCCCCTTGGAGGGCCTCCTGCATGCGGTCCACCAGGTGTGCCTCGTCGGCGAGGTTGGTGATGACAGCCGCGACGTGCGGTGCCCGCCGCAGGTCCAGAAAGGTGGCGCCACCTTTGAAGTCGACCAGGATCAGGTTGAGCTCGTCCACCGGGTGCTGCGCGATCATGCCGACCGCCACAGTTCGCAGCAGCTCGGACTTCCCAGAACCTGTTGCCCCGATGCACAGTCCGTGTGGTCCGTTGCCGCCGAGCGCCGGCTCCCTGATATCGAGGTACACCGGTTCCCCGCTCTCGGCGGTGCCCAGCGGCACCCGCAACGGCTCGACCGGTTCGGCGGGGTGGACGGCCAGCGGAACTCCGCCCGCCAGCTGCCGGGCGCACGCCACTGCCTCCGACACCGTCATCACGTCGGGCCGCACCTCTTTGTTGCCGACGTCCCACACCACCTCACCGGCGCCGGCGACTCCGCCGAGGCACAGCAGGGTGACATCGGCGCGGACGGTGAACTCGGCCGCGACACCGTCCACCAGGATCACCCGATGGCGACCAGCAGCATCGTCGGCCAGCGCGTCCGCCACCGTGTGGTAGGTCAGCCGGGCCGGACCGGCATCGTCGACACCATGCGGATGGCCGTGGTGGGGAAGCCATTTCAGCCATTCCCAGTCCCGCCTGCGGTCACCGGCGCACACGACGGCGATGGCCACGTCCGCCGGGGTGTGAAACGTGGCCAGCTGACAGAGCATTGCGCGCGCCCACGCCGCGGTGTCGGAGATCTCACCCAACAGGCGCAGCAGCGGAGCGGCTCGCAGGTCGACGGTCACCGGCGCATCCGGCACCGTGGCGTAGGTGCTGACCAGCCTCTGCACTGTCGCAGCTGTGACCGGATCGACCTCGGCCAGTTCAGCCGCGGCAGGTGGTATTGGTTGTGCTGCGGCGACCACCGCACCGACACCACACCGAATGCGACAGAATCCGTCGTGCCCTCGGTGACGCTCGAAACGGCGATCGGTCCTCGCCAGCTGCCACAGCGACGTCGGGTCGGGATACTGTTGGATCAGCCACTGATGTTGTGCTGCAGCATGTTCTGACAGTTCCTCACCTACACCGTGCAGATAGCGAAGGTAACGTCGGCGTGTGGCATCGAGGTCGGTGTGGCCGCGCCTACCACCAGCCAGGCTGGCGAGCGCGGACACTGCCATCATCACCGGGAACATCAGGAACATGGGGTTGCTCGACATCGGCGAGCCCACCGCGAACACCACCGCCACCATGGCGGCGGTCACCGCCAGTGTGGACAGCGGGATGAGTCGCGCCGCTGCTCCCACCGGGGGCGCCTCCGGTACCGGCGGCGGCGCGGCCACCGGTACGGTGGCGTGCCGCGGCGGACCCGTCATCGGTTGACTCACACCCCACCTCCCTGTTGATGTGAGAGCGGACGCTAGGCAACGCTGGACGAGTCCGCAATTCAGCTGTGGATGACGGTCGGCGAGCGGGCACGGGTCGGCCTACGGTCCCGGTTGTGAACATGACTCGCGTGACGATCTACGCCGACGGGACCGAGGCGGATGTGGCGGTGCCGGCGGGCATTCCGGTGGCGGCGCTACTGCCGCACCTGCACGATCTCTTGACAGAGGCCGGCGCAGATGTTCGCGGGGCGTGCATGACGGCCGCGAGCGGTCAACGCCTGGATCTATCGAAGAGCTTGCAGGACAACGGCATCAGCGACGGTGGCGTACTGGTCATGGCGTCCACGCCGGTGCGGCACAGAACGCCGCCCGCGCTGGAGCCCGCCGCAGCTCCCGTCCGGTCGGCGGCGTGGCTGGCGCGACCCGAGTCGATGGCATGCACCGGCGTCACCGTCGCCACCTCCATGGCAGTGCTGATCGGCCTGTTCGTGGTGCCGGATATCGGTCTGCCCGACGTGCTGTTGGGTTCGGCGGCCGGTGCGGTGGCGGCGTTGTTGAGCGGGCGGATGTGTGGTGACTGCACGTGGTGGTGGGGTGCGCTGGCATGCCTGACCACGGTGTGGGCGCTGTCGGCGCTGCTGGCCACCGTGGCCGCTGCGGGTGCTGCGACGGCTGCGGTGACGGCCCTGCTGCTGTCACTTGTGCTGCTGACAACGGTGTTTCGGATCGCAGTGAGTGCCTACCGCTTGTCTGAGCCCGATGGGTTAGCGCCACGACTCGCCGCCGCTCAGCGACTGATCACCGCTGTGGCGACAGGGAGTGGCACCGCAGGTGCGATCGCGGTGGTGACGGTGACCCTGGTGTCACCGGGCTGGGCATCCGTCACCCTGGCCGCAGTGGCCGCTGCGGTGTTTGCGCTGCGGATCAGGGCACACCCCCAGGCGGTGCCCGCACTGGCACTGCTGGGTGCGTCACTGGTGTCGGCGATGTCGTCTTTGGTTGCCGTACAGGACTTCTCGCCCAGCACCACAGGGTGGTTGTGCGCCGCCGCCACCACCGTCGGTGCGTTGGGACTACGCCCGCCGAGAATCGCGATGAGCCCATGGCGAATTCGGGCCATACGGATGGTGGAGCTGTCAGTGTCGGCCGCGGTGGTTCCGGTGTGCGGATGGGTGCTGCTGTGATGGTCCGCCAGGTCGCGAGGGCGACGCTGGTCTGCCTGTTGGTGGTGATGGCAACTCCCCTGCCACCGGCGAATGCCCTGACTCCTCCCACCGTCGACACCGCCTTGCTGCCCGCCGCAGGCACCCCGGCCCCACCGGCCCCCAGCGTTCAGACCAACCCCTGCGCGGCGCCCGCCGTGGCCACTCGGCCCCCCGAAGCTCCTGTGTGGGCCGACGTGCACCAGCTCACCCGCGGCGAAGGCCAACGTGTCGCGGTGATCGACACCGGTGTGGCACGCCATCACCGGCTGACCCACCTCGAATCCGGCGGTGACTACGTCTCCACCGGAGATGGCACCCAGGATTGTGACGGGCACGGCACCATGGTCGCGGGCATCATCGCAGCCGCACCGGATACCGACGGCTTCATCGGGATCGCACCCGCAGCAACAATTCTGGCGATCCGGCAGTCCAGCACGATGTTCGCTCCGGCCGCCGACCCGTCGGCCGGAGGGCTCGGCGATGTCGGCACCCTGGCGAAGGCGGTCAGGACCGCGGCGGACATGGGTGCGGGAGTCATCAACATCTCATCGATCGCCTGCGCACCGGGGCCACTCGATGACGGGCCGTTGGGCGCAGCGCTCGCGTACGCGGTGGACGTCAAGGACGCCGTGGTGGTGGCCGCTGCGGGAAACGTCGGCGGGGCCGGACGCTGCCCCCACCAAGCCGAGTCCAGTGACTTGACCTGGGACACCGCAACAGTCGCTGCCAGTCCTGGCTGGTACGACGGTTACGTCCTGACGGTCGGATCCGTCGGCCCCGACGGTGCACCCTCGGATTTCACTCTGCCGGGGCCCTGGGTGGACGTCGCCGCTCCCGGCGAGCAGGTGGTGTCGCTGCATCCGTCGGGCACCGGGCTCGTCGATACGCAGCAGACCTTCGGCCGCGTCATACCGGTTGCCGGCACCAGCTACGCGGCGCCCGTGGTCAGCGGCGTGGTGGCATTGGTGCGCTCACGATTCCCGGAACTGACTGCACGCCAAGTGATGCGGCGTGTCGAGGAGACAGCCCGCCCGGTCGGCGACGACTGGAACCCGGTCACCGGACACGGAGTCGTGGATCCCGTCGCGGCGCTGAGCGCGGAGTCCGCGCCCGCTGCCCCGCAGACCGCCCCGCCACCGCCGACGGCCGACACCGCACCGCAGAGCCCCGACCGTGCCGCACGGACGGCGACGACGGGGGCGATCGGTTGCCTGGCGGTGCTGATGGCGCTGGGTCTCGTCGCGCGGTTACGGCGACGTGATGGTGTCGTGGGCGAGCAGAGCCGCTGACCGACTGAGCACGGGCCCACGCGCAAGCGCGTCCAGCACCGCAGCTGGGGCGAGCACCGGTTCCGGCAGGCCGAGAACACGTGCGGTGTCGGCATCGTCCACCCGGAACCGCACCCCGAGTTCGGTGACCAACCATCCGGCGGTGTCCCCGGAATGTGTACGGACATAGGCGTACCGACCCGCCGGAAGATTCATCTGGTCGAGGTGCGGCCCGTCGCCGTCGGCACCGGCGAGCCGGACGGGGAACCCTTCGAGCGGTACCGGGCCGCAGCGGACGTCAGCGGCACCGCGGTACCACGTTGCGCAGACGCCGGTGTCTGCGCCTCGAACTCTCAGCACCTGCCGGGGGAAATGACCGATCCGGAGCACACCGACATCGGGAAGTCCGACGAGAGCGGCAGGCGCCACCATCGTGACTGCCGCACTCGGGCTCGTGTGCCGGATGATGTCGGCCGCGACAGGGCTCAGCGGTTGCACTCCTGCGGCCAGCACCACGAAGAACTCATCCTGTGTTGCGTTCCGGACGCCGATCACGTCACCGATCCTGAACCCCGGCAGTGCCGAGGGCCCGTGGGCGCCGATATCGGGTATGCGCGGCGTGGCGACCGGTGCCACCTCGGGAAGCAGGCTCAGTAGCGTCGCCGACACCCGCGCGGGTTGAACACTGTCGAGATGCAGCGCCTGCACCACAGCGCGGTCAGTGAGGTCGACGCGAGCCCGTTGTCCGTCATAGAGCAGATACACCTGACCGGACGGAGCCATCGCCAACACCGCATCCACGGGGCCGGTCAGCGGAGCTCCGCCGATCACGGTGGTCGACCCGTCATCACACACCGTCCAGGCGGGCTCGGTGTCCAGTGGTGCGCCGATGACCGGCGGTGCACCCGGAATCCCGAGTAGAGCACCTCGTTTGACCTCACTGAGTGCATCCGCAGACACCACCACCGGGTTGTCAACGGTTCCGGTGATCAGCCGGGCGGAGGTCAGATTCAGCACCGGATGCACGACGTCCTCGACGCGCACGTACAGCGCCCCCGTGCCATCGGCCAGCAGGATCCGTGCCTCACCCAGATCCTCAGCGGGTCGCCATGCTGTGAAGGCCGCGCAGAGACCGACCGCGGCTGCGGTGACGACTGCTCCGATGAGCAGCGAAAGAGTCTGCGCACGTGGAGATTCGTCGTCGGTGTGGATATCGCCGCCGCCCAGCGCGCACTCCATCCGCAGTGCCAGGAATTTCCGACCGCTGAGCATCAGGCGTTTCGAGGTGAGAGCCATCGCTTCACGCTACGAAGCCTGCGATGTCAGGGGCGACGGCTGTCCACAGGTCAGCGCCAGCGGGCCCAGACGTAGGGTACGAGCGAGCGCAGGAAGTCGAGGTCCGGTCCTGGTTGCGCGTCGGCGAAGGCGATCTCGAAGAGATCCTCTGCGACAAGCAGGATGCCCTCGGCATATTCACGGGTGAACGTGATGCTGCCGTAGGTGTCCATCAATTCACGAATGGTGGTGACGATCTCCGGCCCACGTTCGGTGCGGCGCAGGCGCAGGTACTGCCCCACCAGGTCGCGGTCGGCTCCTGTGGCGTTGGCCATCAGATGCACCAGTGACAGGGTGCGTTTGCCCTCATAGAGATCACCCAGGATCTCCTTGCCGTACGTGTGCTCATCGCCGATCAGGTTCAGCAGATCGTCGCGGATCTGGAATGCCGCTCCGAAGTGAAACCCGAAGCGCACCAACGGTCCCAGGTCGACGGTACCGCCGGAACCGACCATGGCCCCGACCCGCAGCGGGTGAATTGTCGTGTACCAGCAGGTCTTGTGCATGATGAGTTCGAGGTAGTCCTCGGGGGTGAGGCTGTCGACGTGATCGCGCTGCCAGCCGATCTCGGTGGCCTGCCCCTCCAGGGTGCGCAGCGCCATCGTGTCGAACTCGGACATCACCAGGTCGGCGAGGTCGCGGTCGAGGCGTCGCACCGCCCGGCGCAACACCTGGCTGGCGACGATGGCCACACCGTCACCGGCGTTCAGCGCTGCGGCCAACCCGTGCTCGGCAGCCAGTGTTGGTCTGCCACGGCGCATTTCGCTGCCATCGGCAATGTCGTCATGCACCAGGAATGCGTTGTGCAGCAGTTCGATGGCCACCGCCATTCCCAGGATATCCTCGGCTTTCGCGCCGAACGCCAGACCCGCCGACAGGCACAGGGCGGGCCGCAACGCCTTTCCGGGCCGGGCCGGGTACTCCCGCATGGGCCGGTACAGCCACTGGTGGGGTTCGCCGTCGGGGATGGCATCGAGCATCGACCGGCGAACAACCTTGCCCACTTGGCGAAGACGGTCTTCGACCTCGACGATGAGGGCACTCCGGTCAGCGGTACCGGTCATGTCGCCGACGAACCGATGACCAACTCGATCGGCAGCCACACGTCGGGGTGGCCGTCGGCCAGAAGTGTGCCGTGATACCTCCCTGCCGACACCGCGTCGGGCAGGTCGACCTCGACGATGATCCCGCGGCTGCACCGCCCCGGCATGGGCACCGCGTCGGGTTCGAATCGCACTGCGGCAGCCTCGATCACCGCGCCGTCATGGGACAGCAGATCACCACAGCGCATCCGAACTTTGCCGAGGTCGGTCGACCCGGTGTTGTGCAACCACACCTCGGCCGTGGCGGTCGCCGAGTCTGCGGAGGATTCCAGCACCACCCGACCGGTGGCCGCCGCACCTACGAGGTCGAATCCGGCAACTCTCTCCGGCTGCGACACCGCGTCCCTGAGGCTCTGCGCAAGTTGACCGATCATCTGCTGCCCCAGCTCCATCACCCGGTCCACCTCGGGCGTGACAGAGGGACGCTCGCCGGCCTGCCCCGATTGCTGCGGATCCTCGGCACCGCTCGGTGGACGTTTCGCTGAGCGAATCAGACGGTCCACCACGTCAGTGGCGGCACGGAATCCGCGTGCCTGGATCTCGCCGATGGCACGCATGTTGTTGTCCGGATCGAACACCGATGCCCACGGCACGTCGGCAATGCTGCCGTCGTCGTAGACCCCCCCATTGACCACCGTTTTCCTCCGAGAAATTGACCCTGCGCTATTGGCGGCTATGGGTATGCTAAAGCTGCCAACTGCGGGAGGCGGGGGAAAATGTCAAAACTTCACTCTGCGATGGTCGTTTACGGCAAGGTTGACGACGCCGTTGCCAAGACACGCGACAAGGCAGTCATCGAGCGCCTACCCGACGAATTCAAGCAATCGAGGGCTTTCGCCGACCGCGGCTGGTACACACAGGTCGAGCAGGTGGCACAGGCCAACAACGGCGCGAGCTTCAAACAACTCGACGATGCGCTCGCCGACCTCACCTCAGTGGGGCTGGCGAATGCGACCACACCCGACGACGACAACCTCACCGCCTACGACCTCCGCCGGTTGTATTACTTCACAGGCATTTTGGAGACGCTGAAGTCCGCGAACCTGATCCAGTTCGACAGTGTCAAGCTGGAGGCGGTGAAGGCGGCGATCAGAGCGACGGGTTCACCGGACTTCGACAAGCCTCCGAGCATTTCCAAGACTTCGGTGCGCGAGGTGAACGGGGAGTACGCGACCGTTCTGCTGACCAGTTCCTACAGTGCTTCGATCAGCGTCGAACAGCTCAAACGTGTGCTGTATCCGGTCAATTGGCCCAAGGTGTCGTCGTTCTTCATCGAGATGACGTCGATACCGACACTGACTCACGACAGCCACGGGTGGCTGCAGCTGGTGGAGGTCATCGGAACGGGTGCCAACGCCGGATTCCAGTTGCGCACACCCTTGAAGTTCTGGATGGGTGAGCACAACGGCACCGCGTTCGTGAACTACGACATGGTGGAGACGCCGGCCGCGTTCATCGACAGCGACCGGCTGGTGGTCGTCGACAACGGCTACATCGTGGCGGTGCCGGACAACCCTTCCGACCCCAGCGCCCCCGGGGTGCGCCTGCACACCAGCAAGGAACTACTGATCCGAGGGATGAGCCCCACGGCTGCCGCCAATCTCGCCGACCGGCTCGGGTGGGCGGATGCGGGCGAGAACATGTTCTTCGAA
Coding sequences within:
- a CDS encoding WXG100 family type VII secretion target — translated: MDQISYDFGEIEVAVRQEIQRTSARLNAALEDLASRIAPLQQVWTREAAEAYRVQQTAWQQSAAALNEILLRLGAAVGDGAGAVADTDRAAANAWR
- a CDS encoding helix-turn-helix domain-containing protein codes for the protein MEATTNTRDGSSAPALLAVHERFLAGEVDATYLANQVRPVIAESWRRSLAGGVDPDLGGARQSSVALTVARLRDTHPLAPALPVIRRLLVDDAVESGVVVAVSAADGTLLWVEGDPAMRRRAEAMNFLPGADWSERGAGTNAPGTALALDRELQIRGGEHFSRIVQPWSCTAAPVHDPTTGALLGAIDLTGGDDVASSQTLALVRATVVAVESHLALLRLTGNHRPAPATRKPHLVVMGSDRPRWVTTDELGHLRATGLTGRHADILVLLSRHPEGLSADHLAVLLDDKDLDVVTVRAEMSRLRKVIGPEHLTSRPYRLLVPITSDIGEIFDALDDSDVESALARYPGPLLPQSASPAIARLRTQLSASLRGAVLAEATRGRTDLLRRWLELPEGRDDRDGWRVLRDSAVGDPLRRAQAGGHLAGIDFDLS
- a CDS encoding STAS domain-containing protein; amino-acid sequence: MAIIFLEGLQLHPQPREHARAAGPRLFRRVTRQMPLRVSTDGAVVSAVGEVDAGNVKDFADQVCAAIAEISEHALDITVDLSGLDFFAVDGCTALHAINAQVMRLGAKWSVSPSAAVNRVLQLCDPACLIPVTDPEELAEPA
- a CDS encoding WXG100 family type VII secretion target gives rise to the protein MTALSTDFALMRAAADATDARNAEIRALLQGCIGRLHAVPPSVWGGAAAVRFRDVVDRWNAETTKLCHSLDTIAATIRHNEQTLQEAAHQHTQQIAAAATDLRR
- a CDS encoding type VII secretion-associated protein; this translates as MDTTTMTVTCVLGPVSITRQTPPATAAQPDVASAALSAGPGGFVLVDGQPTAVGTVWRDVLAPLLRGSDEAVLIHPGWWTAPQLELVRSVAAEVVCEVELVPRAAILGDSDTVIEIAPHAVLVVGPNGPLGLVHRTGESVVSRVAALIRAGPVVIDGPADVPGAVVLAGALTAALTRRGMRVHADRCIVAAEPVESARSAKVIPTRWVAAAAVMAALVAAGTLIARPHGQPRTPPRALVEGRVTMQIPAGWTVDRVTDGPGSARAQVVSPEDPDAVVHLTQSRIAQPDLASTATALRVAIDAEPPGTFVDFDPAGHRAGRPAVTYREIRPGRDIVWTVLVDGDLRISIGCQNGIGRAEAITSACDDAIRTAQRLE